One part of the Lachnospiraceae bacterium JLR.KK002 genome encodes these proteins:
- the nth gene encoding endonuclease III, whose amino-acid sequence MTKRTKEILARLDEAYGREYRCYLNHDTPWQLLIAVIMSAQCTDARVNIVTEELFRKYDTLEKFAAADIEELEQDIHSIGFYHNKARNIILCARKLVEEFDGQVPERLEDLTSLPGVGRKTANVIRGNVYHEPSVVVDTHVKRISRRLGLTKEEDPVKVEYDLMEALPKDHWILYNIQIITLGRSICTARNPKCSECFLSDLCRADDKKR is encoded by the coding sequence ATGACGAAACGAACAAAAGAAATCCTGGCCCGGCTGGATGAGGCCTATGGCCGGGAATACCGCTGCTATCTGAACCATGACACGCCCTGGCAGCTTCTGATTGCGGTGATTATGAGCGCCCAGTGCACCGACGCCAGGGTAAATATTGTGACGGAAGAATTGTTCCGGAAATATGACACGCTGGAAAAATTTGCGGCAGCGGATATTGAAGAACTGGAACAGGATATCCATTCCATTGGTTTTTACCATAATAAGGCCAGAAATATTATTCTCTGCGCCCGGAAACTGGTGGAGGAATTTGACGGTCAGGTGCCGGAACGCCTGGAGGACCTCACTTCTCTGCCGGGAGTGGGCAGGAAAACCGCAAATGTAATCCGGGGCAATGTGTACCATGAACCCAGCGTGGTTGTGGATACCCATGTGAAACGGATTTCCAGGCGGCTGGGACTGACGAAAGAAGAAGATCCGGTGAAAGTGGAATATGATTTGATGGAAGCCCTTCCCAAAGACCACTGGATTTTATACAATATCCAGATTATTACCCTGGGAAGAAGTATCTGCACCGCCAGAAATCCCAAATGCAGCGAATGCTTTCTGAGTGATTTGTGCAGGGCAGATGACAAAAAGCGCTGA
- a CDS encoding 3'-5' exonuclease, protein MPECYVVVDLEMTGLRARTDRILEIGGVKVEKGRENRTFHRMVNPRMELPEEITLLTGITGEMAREGCETEEAVKAFQEFAEGAPLVGHNILFDYSFLKQHIANSGGTFEKEGIDTLKLARKFLPEAEKKTLDYLCEFLQIPRSRNHRALEDAKATAELFRYLQERFEAQEPESFRPRPLLYKVKKQGPASSRQKKHLEELARWHNIKLQVELDSLTRNEASRITDRILAAYGKIPE, encoded by the coding sequence ATGCCCGAATGCTATGTGGTGGTGGATTTGGAGATGACCGGGCTGAGAGCCCGCACAGACCGAATCCTGGAGATTGGCGGAGTAAAAGTGGAAAAAGGGCGGGAGAACCGTACCTTTCACCGTATGGTGAATCCCCGCATGGAACTGCCGGAAGAAATCACGCTGCTGACAGGAATTACCGGTGAAATGGCCAGAGAGGGCTGTGAAACAGAAGAAGCGGTGAAAGCATTTCAGGAATTTGCAGAAGGGGCGCCTCTGGTGGGCCATAATATCCTCTTTGATTACAGCTTTCTGAAACAGCATATTGCAAATTCTGGCGGAACTTTTGAAAAAGAAGGCATTGATACATTGAAGCTGGCCCGGAAATTTCTGCCGGAAGCAGAGAAAAAAACACTGGATTATCTCTGTGAATTTCTTCAGATTCCCAGGAGCCGGAATCATCGGGCCCTGGAAGACGCTAAAGCTACGGCAGAATTGTTCCGATATTTACAGGAAAGGTTCGAAGCCCAGGAGCCGGAATCATTCCGGCCCCGGCCTTTGCTTTATAAAGTAAAAAAGCAGGGCCCGGCTTCTTCCAGGCAGAAAAAACATCTGGAAGAACTGGCCCGCTGGCATAATATCAAGCTGCAGGTGGAATTGGACAGCCTGACCAGAAATGAGGCCTCCAGAATCACAGACAGGATTCTGGCAGCTTATGGAAAGATTCCGGAATAG